The proteins below come from a single Gordonia pseudamarae genomic window:
- a CDS encoding lysoplasmalogenase, with translation MTLSRRTPSRAVIAAGLYTASAAAATIAGARGHRRLAALTKPLPMLVLGAVTVSTIGKENTRAADSALLVGAVAFSAAGDRAMLLEEFGTDADLRERHLALGAGLFAGAQACLCALLVRRGARPRVAKLLPRLALLGESAVILARKDPAALPVLGPYGNALATMSALASDAPRPQPALRAGGVLFVLSDLAIINRRYLLTDPRSRLVAETWVLGSYFAAQWLLVTSLVTATTTPGLRTD, from the coding sequence ATGACACTCTCCCGCCGAACACCGTCACGGGCCGTGATCGCCGCCGGTCTGTACACGGCGAGCGCCGCAGCGGCCACCATCGCCGGCGCCCGCGGGCATCGCCGACTGGCCGCGCTGACCAAACCCCTGCCGATGCTGGTGCTGGGCGCCGTCACGGTATCGACGATCGGCAAGGAGAACACCCGCGCGGCCGACTCCGCATTGCTCGTCGGGGCCGTCGCGTTCTCCGCGGCGGGTGACCGCGCGATGCTGCTGGAGGAATTCGGCACCGATGCCGACCTGCGCGAACGGCACCTGGCGCTGGGCGCAGGCCTGTTCGCGGGCGCACAGGCCTGCCTGTGCGCATTGTTGGTGCGGCGGGGCGCCCGCCCGCGGGTGGCAAAACTCCTGCCGCGACTGGCGCTGCTCGGTGAATCGGCCGTCATCCTTGCCCGCAAGGATCCGGCGGCGCTCCCGGTACTCGGCCCGTACGGCAACGCGCTCGCGACGATGTCGGCGCTGGCCTCCGACGCGCCGCGGCCACAGCCCGCACTGCGCGCCGGCGGGGTGCTGTTCGTTCTGTCCGACCTGGCCATCATCAACCGCCGGTACCTGCTCACCGATCCGCGCTCGCGACTGGTCGCCGAGACATGGGTGCTGGGCTCCTACTTCGCCGCGCAGTGGCTGCTGGTCACCTCGCTGGTCACCGCGACGACCACCCCTGGCCTGCGCACCGACTGA
- a CDS encoding HhH-GPD-type base excision DNA repair protein, with amino-acid sequence MAELHIAQDPVADELLSSDAFALLTGMLLDQQFPMERAFAGPAKIKERLGTLDPEAIAAADPEAFADLCATPPAVHRYGRSMAARVQALAATVVADYDGDAENIWSQARDGRDLFARVRALPGFGEQKAKIFVALLAKQLGVKPAGWTTVTGDYSKTGFRSVADVTGPDSLQKVRDFKKAAKAAAKAST; translated from the coding sequence ATGGCTGAACTCCACATCGCCCAGGACCCGGTCGCCGACGAACTGCTGTCCTCCGACGCCTTCGCGCTGCTCACCGGGATGCTGCTCGACCAGCAATTCCCGATGGAACGCGCCTTCGCCGGACCGGCCAAGATCAAGGAGCGGTTGGGCACCCTCGACCCGGAGGCGATCGCCGCCGCCGACCCCGAGGCGTTCGCCGACCTGTGTGCCACGCCGCCGGCCGTGCACCGGTACGGGCGTTCGATGGCCGCCCGCGTGCAGGCGCTGGCCGCGACCGTGGTGGCCGACTACGACGGTGATGCCGAGAATATCTGGTCGCAGGCCCGCGACGGGCGTGACCTGTTCGCGCGGGTGCGGGCGCTGCCCGGGTTCGGCGAGCAGAAGGCCAAGATCTTCGTGGCCCTGCTGGCCAAACAGCTCGGCGTCAAACCCGCCGGCTGGACCACCGTGACCGGCGACTACAGCAAGACCGGTTTCCGTTCGGTCGCCGATGTCACCGGCCCCGACTCGCTGCAGAAGGTTCGTGACTTCAAAAAGGCGGCGAAGGCCGCCGCCAAGGCGTCGACCTAG
- a CDS encoding WS/DGAT/MGAT family O-acyltransferase: MRRLSAPDAAMYWRSAMLPSDQFVVYCFDAPHEQVDLVSVMAGLRERSCGINDLRLRILPVPGDLDRPYWVRADVDHAAFAVHRPATWGECLTMIAELIDDQLDPAESAWRVHLFGPIADAPCGDGGGDGPAVVAVVQVSHALADGRGTAAICRALFGTGGREVTDPAGDVAGWTGAVRWIRTMRWMLAAAGVVRLPVSVGSMIWFGMRSFIEYRRAATEQIATPTRAPQPAGVLNRHPGSRRSLRVIVLPRPSLSADHSVTVVALTAISFALDELLGPAPRRAIELTVGTPPRAGQRNNFRNAAIELHPESTGAGERMARIAEEVAVARRFVADPDPVAVAARRAESATPAFLAHWGVRQLEADTPPSTVTGVTVVSSVNRGPADLMLAGGAVRFTAGFPALSPAQGLTHGVHGIGLTVAISVTTSPEIVDVDSYIAMLRRGLDRVTGDGEGRAAR; this comes from the coding sequence ATGCGGAGACTGTCGGCGCCGGATGCGGCGATGTACTGGCGATCGGCGATGCTGCCCAGCGACCAGTTCGTGGTCTACTGCTTCGATGCCCCACACGAACAGGTCGACCTCGTTTCGGTGATGGCCGGACTGCGCGAACGCTCTTGTGGGATCAACGATCTGCGGCTGCGGATCCTGCCCGTACCCGGCGACCTCGACCGTCCGTACTGGGTGCGGGCCGACGTCGATCACGCCGCGTTCGCCGTTCATCGCCCGGCCACCTGGGGCGAGTGTCTGACGATGATCGCCGAACTCATCGACGATCAGCTTGATCCCGCCGAATCTGCTTGGCGGGTACACCTTTTCGGTCCGATCGCTGATGCGCCGTGTGGAGACGGGGGTGGCGACGGCCCGGCCGTGGTGGCAGTCGTGCAGGTCAGTCACGCGCTCGCGGACGGGCGCGGAACCGCTGCCATCTGCCGGGCGCTGTTCGGCACCGGCGGTCGCGAGGTGACAGATCCCGCCGGCGACGTCGCGGGGTGGACAGGGGCGGTGCGGTGGATACGGACGATGCGGTGGATGCTGGCGGCGGCGGGTGTGGTGCGACTACCGGTGTCGGTTGGCTCGATGATCTGGTTCGGGATGCGATCATTCATCGAATACCGCAGGGCCGCAACAGAACAAATCGCCACGCCGACCCGCGCACCGCAGCCGGCCGGTGTGCTCAACAGGCATCCCGGGAGCCGGCGTTCGCTGCGTGTGATCGTGCTGCCGCGCCCGTCGCTGTCCGCCGATCACAGCGTGACCGTCGTCGCGCTGACCGCGATCTCGTTCGCACTCGACGAACTGCTCGGTCCGGCGCCGCGACGTGCGATCGAACTCACCGTCGGTACACCGCCCCGGGCGGGGCAACGCAACAACTTTCGCAATGCGGCGATCGAGCTGCACCCGGAGTCGACCGGCGCGGGCGAGCGGATGGCACGGATCGCCGAGGAGGTGGCCGTTGCGCGGCGCTTCGTGGCCGACCCCGATCCGGTGGCCGTCGCGGCCCGGCGCGCCGAATCGGCCACCCCGGCGTTCCTGGCGCACTGGGGAGTCCGGCAACTCGAGGCCGATACGCCGCCGAGCACCGTCACCGGGGTCACCGTCGTGTCGTCGGTCAACCGGGGGCCGGCGGACCTCATGCTGGCCGGGGGTGCGGTGCGGTTCACGGCCGGCTTCCCGGCGCTGTCCCCGGCGCAAGGACTGACCCACGGCGTGCACGGCATCGGCCTGACCGTGGCGATCTCGGTGACCACGTCACCGGAGATCGTGGACGTGGACTCCTACATCGCGATGCTGCGCCGCGGACTCGACCGGGTCACCGGTGACGGCGAGGGCCGTGCGGCCCGCTGA